In one Candidatus Marinarcus aquaticus genomic region, the following are encoded:
- a CDS encoding DUF354 domain-containing protein has protein sequence MIWFDLVTPKSVLFFIPMIKEIEKRGRKVLITAREGKDYSEVVELLRLYNMEFINRGEFGGACLKDKLHASIERQKALMEFVTLYDIDRLVCLCSVDANRVAFGLGIPVVNFYDIPLSDYNTNFKKALPQARLTLPLSSKVFKPFVVPDEIFLRFSLDEEQIFDYDFIDPVIWLKHFEPDFEYVKKVLKSYNLDLSKKMIIIREEEYKSSYVDKKYPILYEALEEIYNTTNANIIIIPRYESAYLKEEFPFATVLEEKIVIQHLLAYADLFIGGGGTLNTEACFFNTPTISTRSFICHYDKFQIDNGLMVWVNSKEDLLKSVYALLNSQKQQHNNCLNTMQLHLNKLVDEILS, from the coding sequence ATGATTTGGTTTGATTTAGTAACTCCAAAATCTGTTTTATTTTTTATTCCTATGATTAAAGAGATTGAAAAAAGAGGAAGAAAAGTTTTAATCACCGCAAGAGAAGGAAAAGATTACTCTGAAGTCGTGGAACTGTTAAGACTTTATAATATGGAATTTATAAATAGAGGAGAGTTTGGTGGAGCTTGCTTAAAAGATAAACTGCATGCATCAATTGAGAGGCAAAAAGCTTTGATGGAGTTTGTAACTCTTTATGATATTGACAGACTTGTGTGTTTATGTTCCGTTGATGCCAATCGTGTGGCTTTTGGTTTGGGTATACCTGTTGTTAATTTCTATGATATTCCTTTATCTGATTACAATACCAACTTTAAAAAAGCACTTCCTCAAGCAAGATTAACACTGCCTTTATCAAGTAAAGTTTTTAAACCTTTTGTAGTACCTGATGAAATTTTTTTAAGATTTTCATTGGATGAAGAACAAATCTTTGATTATGATTTCATTGACCCTGTCATATGGCTGAAACATTTTGAGCCAGATTTTGAATATGTTAAAAAGGTTCTGAAATCCTATAATCTTGATTTATCAAAAAAGATGATTATTATCAGAGAAGAGGAGTATAAATCCTCTTACGTAGATAAAAAATACCCTATTTTATATGAAGCATTAGAAGAGATTTATAATACAACAAATGCCAATATTATTATTATTCCAAGGTATGAAAGTGCATATTTAAAAGAGGAGTTCCCTTTTGCAACGGTATTAGAAGAAAAAATAGTCATTCAACACCTTTTAGCGTATGCAGACTTATTTATTGGTGGTGGAGGAACTTTAAATACCGAAGCATGTTTTTTTAATACACCAACAATCTCTACAAGAAGTTTTATATGTCATTATGATAAATTTCAAATTGACAATGGATTAATGGTATGGGTTAATTCAAAAGAGGATTTGTTAAAGAGTGTGTATGCATTGTTAAATAGTCAAAAGCAACAACATAATAATTGTTTAAATACAATGCAATTACATTTAAATAAGTTAGTTGATGAGATTTTAAGTTAA
- a CDS encoding NTP transferase domain-containing protein produces MKVIILAAGQGTRLRPLTNNQPKCMVAYNSVPIIRTILNCIKECGIDKTSIVTGYKSNVLKEYLNKEQITYFENIKYDSTNMTYSLFCAKEWMNDDLIISYSDIIYDKQVLKKLMDAPSDISVVVDKSWKQLWLQRMDNPLLDAETLKVEDNKIIELGKKPRDYSEIDGQYIGLIKISKKVLPKIIHFYDEVLRKKLSQNEFDNMYMTTFIQEIIDNLHEVNPVWIDGKWLEVDCVSDLEIKMINKV; encoded by the coding sequence ATGAAAGTAATAATTTTAGCGGCAGGTCAAGGAACTCGTTTACGACCTCTTACCAATAATCAACCAAAGTGTATGGTTGCATATAATTCTGTACCGATAATAAGAACAATTTTAAATTGTATCAAAGAGTGTGGCATAGATAAAACATCGATTGTAACAGGGTATAAATCCAATGTTCTGAAAGAGTACCTTAACAAAGAGCAAATCACTTATTTTGAAAATATCAAGTATGATTCAACCAATATGACCTATTCCCTTTTTTGTGCAAAAGAGTGGATGAATGATGATCTTATAATTTCTTATTCAGATATTATCTATGATAAACAAGTATTAAAAAAATTGATGGATGCACCTTCTGATATCAGTGTTGTTGTTGATAAAAGTTGGAAACAATTGTGGCTCCAGCGAATGGATAACCCTCTTCTTGATGCTGAAACTTTAAAAGTTGAAGATAATAAAATTATTGAACTGGGTAAAAAGCCAAGAGATTATAGTGAGATTGATGGTCAATATATTGGTTTAATTAAAATTTCAAAGAAAGTTTTGCCCAAGATAATTCACTTTTATGATGAAGTTTTACGAAAAAAATTATCACAAAATGAGTTTGATAATATGTATATGACAACTTTTATACAAGAAATTATTGATAACTTACATGAAGTTAATCCTGTTTGGATTGATGGGAAGTGGCTTGAAGTAGATTGCGTAAGCGATTTAGAGATTAAAATGATAAATAAGGTTTAA
- a CDS encoding gamma-glutamyl-gamma-aminobutyrate hydrolase family protein (Members of this family of hydrolases with an active site Cys residue belong to MEROPS family C26.), translating into MKKIAITQRLIDHTGDDEVREALDINYCKFMYECGFLPIALPYEVNFKSYFKELNIEGVLLTGGNDLNVCNPNELSNKRDEFEKQLISYCIEHSIPVFGICRGLQIIAHYFNSSFMDVENQIGTQHQLSVNPKSQYYGDLIKLDNVNSYHNYGIKELVSSLLCSASTKDGIIKAIEHRQYKIFAQMWHPEREKPFNQIQLNVIKNFFG; encoded by the coding sequence ATGAAAAAAATAGCAATAACTCAACGATTAATAGACCATACAGGAGATGATGAAGTTCGAGAAGCTTTGGATATTAACTATTGTAAATTTATGTATGAATGTGGTTTTTTACCAATAGCACTACCGTATGAAGTGAACTTTAAAAGCTATTTTAAGGAGTTAAATATTGAGGGTGTGTTATTAACTGGAGGTAATGATCTTAACGTATGTAATCCCAATGAACTCTCTAATAAAAGAGATGAATTTGAAAAACAGCTTATTAGTTATTGTATTGAACATAGTATTCCTGTGTTCGGGATATGTCGTGGGCTTCAAATTATTGCTCACTATTTTAATAGTAGTTTTATGGACGTCGAAAACCAAATTGGTACCCAACATCAATTATCTGTTAATCCAAAATCACAGTATTATGGAGATTTAATAAAGCTAGATAATGTCAATTCTTATCATAACTATGGTATAAAAGAGTTAGTATCGTCTTTATTATGTAGTGCATCTACTAAAGATGGCATAATCAAAGCTATTGAACATCGGCAGTATAAAATATTTGCTCAGATGTGGCATCCTGAACGAGAAAAGCCATTTAATCAAATACAACTCAATGTAATAAAAAATTTTTTTGGATAA